CTTGACCGATTTAAGTAAAATAATGGAAGTTGAGTGTCAAAAGTTTTGAGCTCTGGACCAGACTTGACCGTCATGTTAGAATttactttttcagaagcttgagcTTAAAAATTGCTTTTCGGAAGCTCAAACTTATGAGATATGGCCCAAGAATTTTTTCTTACTTTGATAGAAATGTGTCGAcaataacaaaaaatttaatggCCGGCCcaatgaagaaaatatttttcatcgcGTAGGATTTCTTGTTGCATTTACACTATTTGTTATAATTTTTTCTGTGGTTTTGCAgtttatgtttaataattaAAACTTTTTGGTAATCACTGAGATTTGTTTGCTCCATTTTGTTAACTCCATTACCGCCGAATTAATGAAACTTAAATTTTCATTGATTGTAAACCAACATCGTGTTGGTTTATGGCAGTTCATTCTTTTAATTTAACTATTGACTGGGAAAATTGTTGTTTGGAGATTTGTGTGCTGATACCAGTATTGTTTTTTGTAGACACATCATGCAGCAGTACCCTGGCACTTGATCTCCATGTTGATATTCTTCGTATTGCTAAAGTGTCCCGGCCCTTATTACCCATATTGGGGGCGTATAATTATTCCACATTTGGCTAATGGAGTATTACTAAGGACTTTATGGTTTATGTTCCTGTGGTACCGGAGACCACAAAAATCATCGGAATCCATGCCACCGGATTCTACAATTGCCAGTCCTGGACCAAAGAGTGACCAATATAAGTAACGATGAATACTCAGGTACCAAATGTGAAGGCATGCTAAAATAATTAGTCTGTTCCTGAGGATGCATAGTGGCTATCAATTGttctttttaatataatatgaaaatttgACGGCGATGAAatacaaaatatattttgagtagAAAAAATGAAGTTATGGTTCTTCAGCCTGTGTTGCGTTGTCGATCATTCATTTTTGTCGAAATGTTTCCCACGTCCCTTTTTATTTACCTGTTTTCTTGGGCGTTTGGATAGATCCTGATCAACTATGTCAACCAAACTTTTTTCCCATTTCCACCTTTAAGCATTGTATTTGTATCAGTAAGATATTGTCTGAGTTTACTTTATGGTGCAGTCATgggagaaaaaaaattaaatgcagACAGTTCTAACCCTTTGGCATTCCGGTTCGTTTCGTCGACAACATTGCTTTTCGGTCACCTCAGTTTCCTTTATTCAAAAGACTGACCATCCCTGAACGACAAAATTTCGTCGACAACCTTTGCTAATCGTGTGGTAGGACGTCCCATCGCATCAAATCGAATGTGTGTTTGGATTTATGGCAGATGTAGTTGGAAAAATGTACGCTTTTTGTTTCATGTTCCATGCGAAGGATCATGGAGATTTACAAATTGTCTCAAGCTTTGTAGATGTGTTGCAAGTTGGACCCTTCATTGTGGTGTCATCAATATCATCCTTTTTATATGACTTTTGAcgtttttctttttctattGTTTATATAATTCAATGTTTCTGGATTCTAATTAATTGTTGTATATTCAATTATaaatacaattaaaaataataatattttttaaaagttcTATCAAAATATTGTAATCTTCAATATTTATTTGGTTAACCTACCTTCGCATTTGGTCCGTGCCCGATAAAAAAAATCTCTACTGTTTCACGTGACCATAAAATTGAACGGTGAATGTCATATTTAGAGATACGTACCTTTcaagcataaaaaaaaaaaattgaattttttttaaatataataattttactAGTAatcttatattaaattaaacttATTatcttatattaaattaaacttattattttttaaaaaccatGTATTTATTATTTCTGTTTTATTTCCGAAGAATTAGAAATTGGTCATTTCACATTTCAGCTATGGGATTAAATTTCCAGACCCTCTCCAGCAGTCCTGCCATTATAATATCTTTATCATCGAATACAATTTAATTATCGGCGCGACCACTTTCCTGTGGCGGACACGCCGTTGCCTCTGCGCACCTGAGCCATGCTTCCGAGCAACCATTTCTGCAACTTCCACATTCCACCCGCGCAAATCCAGAGGCCCTATTCTGCTAAACTCTACCTTCTTAATTGCCGCCCCTCTTTCCACCGCCATCATCTCTACTGTGGACCCCTCCCCGCAAAATCTCATCAGAATTCCACCTATCCGCTTGTCTCCTCCCCTGATTCAATCAGCCCAAGTGCATCCGACTGCCCAGAAGAAGCTAAAGAAAGCGAAATCGATTCTTTAAACCCTTTAGAAGCTGAAAGTTTCAACTTTCGTGGGTCTTCAGGGTCGGCTGATTTGAACAAACGGTTTGATTCTCCGGTTGTTGAAGTGAAAGCGCTGGAAGAGTTACCTGAGCAGTGGAGAAGGTCGAAACTGGCGTGGCTTTGCAAAGAGCTACCGGCGCACAGGTCAAGTACGTTCACACGGGTGCTCAATGCGCAGCGGAAGTGGATCAGGCAAGATGATTGCACTTACATTGCGGTTCATTGCATGCGAATTCGCGAAAATGAGGCCTCATTTAGGGTCAgtttcaatattttattttcttatccTGCACATTAGTAGCAGAGTGCCATCATTCCTTGAGATAAGGATTCAGAATGAATAAGCCAAGCTCGTATCTTTGGGCTCAATAATATCTTATGCTGGTTTACTATTGATGGACTCGAGTAAAAAGGATCTTTTTGAAAGTATTTTTAGCTTAAAGCAGGTTGTTGTCGCAAACTTTCATATATTTTCAAGTCCaaagccaattttttttttttttttgtgtgtgtgtccAGTTTCGAGGCAGCTTGATAAAACAAGCTCAAATATATACATACGACTGATTGGTTCTACTATTTTCACCAATATGGCCGAGCAACTAAGAGCAGATTGCCATCTGGGAGtgtttatatataattattttcgaTCAAAACAAATTAAATTACCTCATTCATGATTAAACTAAACTATTGGGTCTGTTTTCTTCTGGGATGTTCTAGAGGATCTGTCGGTCCGTTTTCTTCTGGGATGCTTTAGAGGATCTGTCGGTTAAATATTCGCTGTTTGCTTGTTAAGAATGAGGCTTGTTTTCTCTTTTTTAGGTGTATAAATGGATGATGCAGCAGCAGCATTGGTTTCGGTTTGATTTTTCTCTGGCCACCAAGTTAGCTAATTACATGGGTAAGGAGGGGAAATATTTGAAATGTCGGGAGATTTTTGATGATATTGTTAATCAAGGGCTCGTTCCTAATGAATCCACATTTCATGTGCTGATTGTTGCCTATCTTAGTTCCTCTGCCTCAAATGCTTTagatcaagcatgcaacatttACAATTGTATGATCCATTTAGGAGGTTATAAGCCTCGACTTAGCCTGCATAATTCCCTTTTCCGAGCTCTTCTGACCAAAACGGGAGGTTCATGCAAACCTTATCTCAAACAGGCAGAGTTTATATTTCATAATTTGGTGACGTGTGGACTTGAAATACACAATGATATATATGGTGGACTGATATGGATCCACAGTTATCAAGATGAAATAGATAAAGAAAGAATTGAATCTCTAAGAATGGAGATGAAATTAAAGGGGATGGAAGAGAGTGAAGAAATGCTTGTGTCGGTATTACGAGCATGTTCAAAAGCTGGTGATATTGTTGAAGCtgaaagaacttggactgagaTTCTTTCCCTTAACTATAAACCCTCGAATCAAGCTTATGTGTGTCTAATGGAGGTCTACTCGAAAATAGGGAAACCCATGAAATCTCTGGAAATTTTTAGGAAAATGCGGAAAGTACATCCCTCTAGCGTTGTGGCTTACTACAAGATTATCGAGGTACTGTGCAAAGCTCGTGAGATGGAACTGGCGGAGGCACTTATGTTAGAGTTCATAGACAGTGGAATGAAACCCCTGGCGCGATCTTTTATCGATTTAATGATTATGTACAGCGACTTAAATTTACACGATAAAGTGGAGTCGAGTTTTTTGATGTGCCTAGAGAAATGTCGTCTTAACCAGGCAGTGTATTCTATGTACTTAGATTCGTTAGTGAAAGTGGGCAATCTTGACAGGGCAGAAGAGATACTCAACCAAATGCACAGCGACGAGGCAATTGGTGTCAATGCCAGATCCTGCAACACGATCTTGAGGGGCTATCTTACATCTTGCAGTTATACAAAGGCAAAAAATGTTTATAATTTAATGCGTTTGAAGAAATTTCACATTGAAACCTCTTTGGTGAAGAAGATTGAAAAGCTTCGGAGTTTAGAACACCAAGACATGGAAAAATCAGTAAAGCCGAAGCTCAGTAAAGGACAACGAGAGACCCTGGTGGGTTTACTGCTCGGGGGATTGAAGATTGAACTGGACGAGATGGAAAAGAATCAGAATCCAGCAATCCAGTTTGTGTTCAGAGAGAACTTCAGGATCCATTATTTTTTGAAGAGACACATTTACAGCCAGTTTCGTGAATGGTTGTCTCATACTGAAAAGCTGGTGGACGAAGATGATACTGGTGAAAACGACAATATCCCTTGTTGTTTTACTACAATATCTCACACTTGTTTCCGGTTCTATGCAGACCAGTTTTGGCCACAAGGCCGACCCATGATCCCTAAGTTAATTCATCGGTGGGTGACTCCTCGTGTTCTTGCATACTGGTATATGTATTCAGGTTACAGAACATCATCAGGAGATATCTTGTTGAAGTTCAAAGGAGATAAAGATAATGTCTTGAGGATTGTGAAAACATTACAGGCGAAGACGTTGGATCCTCGGGTGAAAAAGAAGGGATCTGTTTTGTGGATAGGTCTTTTAGGAAACAATGCTGTGCAGTTTTGGAAACTAATAGAACCCTTTGTTCTTATGGATTTGAAAGAATACTTAGAAGTAGGAAACGAGCTAGGAAATGGAGCATTTGGTCCTAAAGACGTCTATTATGATAAAGACTTTGATTCCAAGGGGACGAATTCAGAACCCGAAGATGAGGATGGCTCGTATAATTTTGTTTAATTCTTGCTTGAATTTGTGTAGTCTATATGATGATACATCTTCTGCTATCCTTTTATTTCAAGCAAAAAATGAACATACCTTTTTAGATTATTTTTggaaactttttttaaaaataatgaggtaataataa
This Primulina eburnea isolate SZY01 chromosome 2, ASM2296580v1, whole genome shotgun sequence DNA region includes the following protein-coding sequences:
- the LOC140823797 gene encoding pentatricopeptide repeat-containing protein At2g15820, chloroplastic-like, coding for MLPSNHFCNFHIPPAQIQRPYSAKLYLLNCRPSFHRHHLYCGPLPAKSHQNSTYPLVSSPDSISPSASDCPEEAKESEIDSLNPLEAESFNFRGSSGSADLNKRFDSPVVEVKALEELPEQWRRSKLAWLCKELPAHRSSTFTRVLNAQRKWIRQDDCTYIAVHCMRIRENEASFRVYKWMMQQQHWFRFDFSLATKLANYMGKEGKYLKCREIFDDIVNQGLVPNESTFHVLIVAYLSSSASNALDQACNIYNCMIHLGGYKPRLSLHNSLFRALLTKTGGSCKPYLKQAEFIFHNLVTCGLEIHNDIYGGLIWIHSYQDEIDKERIESLRMEMKLKGMEESEEMLVSVLRACSKAGDIVEAERTWTEILSLNYKPSNQAYVCLMEVYSKIGKPMKSLEIFRKMRKVHPSSVVAYYKIIEVLCKAREMELAEALMLEFIDSGMKPLARSFIDLMIMYSDLNLHDKVESSFLMCLEKCRLNQAVYSMYLDSLVKVGNLDRAEEILNQMHSDEAIGVNARSCNTILRGYLTSCSYTKAKNVYNLMRLKKFHIETSLVKKIEKLRSLEHQDMEKSVKPKLSKGQRETLVGLLLGGLKIELDEMEKNQNPAIQFVFRENFRIHYFLKRHIYSQFREWLSHTEKLVDEDDTGENDNIPCCFTTISHTCFRFYADQFWPQGRPMIPKLIHRWVTPRVLAYWYMYSGYRTSSGDILLKFKGDKDNVLRIVKTLQAKTLDPRVKKKGSVLWIGLLGNNAVQFWKLIEPFVLMDLKEYLEVGNELGNGAFGPKDVYYDKDFDSKGTNSEPEDEDGSYNFV